A genomic region of Cryptococcus gattii WM276 chromosome F, complete sequence contains the following coding sequences:
- a CDS encoding Golgi GDP-mannose transporter, putative; Vrg4p (Similar to TIGR gene model, INSD accession AAW44189.1) codes for MSKPFVPTPNISRPASPSALGYGKDEASSTLLRDMDQRVDRERRDREEREKKDATPSGQEQVLPILSYCAASIMMTVVNKYVVSGANFTMTFLLLAIQSSVCVLAVTSVKKLGFITFRDFDKNDAKAWWPISTLLVAVIYTGSKALQFLSIPVYTIFKNLTIILIAYGEVFMFNGSVTGLTLCSFALMVGSSVIAAWSDITSVWNKEPELDPTTGVEIAAGPVSTIGGLNAGYVWMALNCIVSAAYVLFMRKRIKITGFKDWDSMYYNNLLSIPILVVFSLVIEDWGSESLALNFPASNRVLLLSAMAFSGAAAVFISYSTAWCVRITGSTTYSMVGALNKLPVAASGILFFGDPANFGNVSAIAVGGVAGVVYAVAKTNQARMEKARQARAAGGRP; via the exons ATGTCCAAGCCCTTCGTGCCCACACCCAACATCTCTCGCCCAGCCTCCCCCTCCGCCCTCGGCTACGGCAAGGACGAGGCGTCTTCCACCCTCCTGCGGGACATGGACCAGCGGGTGGACagagagaggagagacAGGGAGGAGcgggagaagaaggacgCCACGCCGTCGGGACAGGAGCAGG TCCTTCCCATTCTCTCATACTGTGCCGCCAGTATCATGATGACGGTCGTCAACAAG TACGTCGTGTCCGGCGCCAACTTTACCATGACCTTCTTGTTGTTGGCTATTCAATCGAGTGTCTGTGTCTTGGCCGTCACTTCCGTGAAGAAGCTGGGTTTCATCACTT TCCGTGACTTTGATAAGAATGATGCCAAGGCCTGGTGGCCTATTTCTACATTGTTGGTGGCTGTCATCTACACTGGTTCAAAGGCTTTG CAATTCTTGTCTATCCCCGTCTACAC CATCTTCAAGAACTTGACCATTATTCTTATT GCCTACGGAGAAGTGTTCATGTTCAACGGTTCCGTCACAGGTCTCACTCTCTGCTCGTTCGCTCTTATG GTTGGATCTTCCGTGATCGCCGCCTGGTCCGATATCACGTCTGTATGGAACAAGGAGCCCGAGCTTGACCCTACTACAGGTGTCGAGATTGCTGCTGGCCCCGTATCTACTATTGGCGGCCTTAATGCTGGTTATGTCTGGATGGCACTCAACTGTATCGTTTCTGCTGCCTAT GTGTTGTTCATGCGAAAGCGAATCAAGATCACTGGCTTCAAAGACTGGGACTCTATGTATTACAACAACCTTCTCTCCATCCCTATCCTCGTCGTCTTCTCTCTTGTCATTGAAGACTGGGGTTCTGAATCTCTTGCCCTCAACTTCCCTGCCTCTAACCGCGTGCTCCTTTTGTCTGCCATGGCCTTTTCCGGCGCCGCCGCCGTCTTCATTTCATATTCGACCGCCTGGTGTGTCCGTATCACTGGTTCCACAACGTACAGTATGGTCGGAGCTTTGAACAAGTTGCCTGTCGCCGCTAGTGGTATCTTGTTCTTTGGCGACCCTGCCAACTTTGGCAACGTTTCTGCTATCGCTGTCGGTGGTGTAGCTGGTGTGGTTTATGCTGTGGCTAAGACTAACCAGGCAAGGATGGAGAAGGCTAGGCAAGCACGGGCCGCTGGTGGTAGGCCGTAA
- a CDS encoding uncharacterized protein (Similar to TIGR gene model, INSD accession AAW44191.1): MPAPPLIAYATLSAPLPDAPYILGITPSPTTPHLVLRHPSKSLTVADNQTLQPVATLQGAHGGHISSVSCDGGELWSAAVDGSIVRWDERSRQKATAIKAFIRKPLPVTALTISAHDSLVIGGTELVSSEAHILFWDPRNSSAPLYTHSSTHSDDITHLSLLRSSSTFLPASHNPEIKTPSTLLLSASTDGLIALSDMKESDEEEALVAEENWGQSIADAGGYMHKGKMGVWARSDMDEMCLWGVGRGNIGEIELQDHKQYPSSEFKFKTFTPPKTGPNITQTALDEFKSKTTYKSDYLINVVPTLGISSDGAPMTTVGTNEGDMILQHHSASTSSYKPSAFFLSGPGANRGHKDVVRAMYHDLANEALYTGSEDGVLAGFSLASLPERLTVGDPDVDDDGGDGREEDEDMDEESEIETESSEESDDDEDEDMEEEGPRYGPIIGAGSKGRPGADKKEDRRKKRYEPY; this comes from the exons ATGCCTGCCCCACCGCTGATCGCGTACGCCACACTCTCAGCCCCGCTCCCAGATGCCCCCTACATCCTCGGCATCACCCCATCCCCCACCACGCCGCACCTCGTCCTCCGCCATCCCTCCAAATCCCTCACGGTCGCAGACAACCAGACCCTTCAGCCGGTCGCAACTCTCCAAGGCGCTCATGGGGGACACATCAGCTCTGTCTCGTGCGATGGAGGAGAGCTATGGAGTGCAGCAGTAGATGGAAGTATCGTCCGGTGGGACGAGAGGAGCAGGCAAAAGGCCACGGCCATCAAAG CATTCATCCGAAAACCCCTTCCGGTTACTGCGCTCACCATCTCTGCCCATGACAGCCTCGTCATTGGCGGTACAGAGCTTGTCTCTTCCGAGGCTCATATTCTCTTTTGGGACCCCCGTAACTCTTCCGCCCCTCTCTACACCCATTCGTCTACCCATTCAGACGATATCACCCacctctcccttctccgctcatcctccacttttTTGCCCGCTTCCCACAACCCTGAAATCAAGACACCGAGTACTTTGTTGCTCTCAGCGTCCACAGATGGTCTTATAGCCCTTTCTGACATGAAGGAGAGcgatgaggaggaagcgCTGGTAGCGGAGGAGAACTGGGGGCAAAGTATTGCCGATGCAGGCGGTTATATGCACAAGGGAAAAATGGGCGTGTGGGCAAGGAGTGATATGGACGAAATGTGCCTCTGGGGCGTTGGAAGGGGGAACATTGGAGAGATCGAG CTGCAAGACCACAAGCAGTACCCCTCTTCGGAGTTCAAGTTCAAGACGTTCACACCTCCCAAAACTGGACCCAACATTACACAGACGGCTCTTGACGAGTTCAAGTCCAAGACGACATACAAGTCCGACTATCTCATCAACGTCGTACCTACTCTCGGTATAAGCAGCGATGGGGCACCCATGACCACTGTTGGCACTAATGA GGGCGATATGATCCTCCAACATCATTCTGCATCGACATCTTCTTACAAGCCATCCgctttctttctttctgGACCGGGTGCCAATAGAGGCCACAAAGATGTCGTGCGGGCCATGTATCATGATCTTGCAAATGAAGCTCTTTATACTGGGTCAGAAGATGGTGTCCTCGCTGGCTTTTCGTTGGCGTCTCTGCCAGAGAGGCTGACTGTAGGCGATCCCgatgttgatgatgatggtggagatggtagggaagaggatgaggacATGGATGAAGAAAGTGAGATTGAGACTGAAAGCAGTGAGGAGAGCgatgatgacgaagatgaggacatggaggaggaagggcCCAGATATGGCCCTATCATTGGAGCAGGATCCAAGGGT